The genomic window ACCCCGCGCTGAGCCCGTAGAGGACGGCGAAGACACCGGGAATCGCGAGCAACGCGGCGACGAGCGACCAATCGAGGAAGATCAGGAGGGTGGCGGCGACGAACGGCCCCAGCGCGATGCCGGCGTTACCGGCGATCCCGTGCCACGCGAAGACCGTGCCGCGGTCCTCGACGCCGGTGCTGATGAGCGCGAGCCCGGCGGGGTGGTAGACGCTGGCGGCGATCCCCCACAGGATCAGCCCGACGGCGATGGCGTAGATCGACGTCGCGAGCGAGAGGACGAGAAAGGAGAGGCTCATCCCGGCGAGACAACACAGGATGAGCCGCTTGGTGCCGTATCGGTCCGCGAGGATCCCGCCGGGGAGCGCACCCAGTCCGAACGGGGCGTAGCCGAGCGCGACGATGAGGCCCAACAGCGTCGTCCCCACGTCGAACTCGGCCAACCAGACGACCAGAAAGATCGGAATCGAGGTCTCGAACCAGTGAACGAGCGCGTGCCCGGCCATCGTAAAGCCCGCGATCGACCGATCGTTCGCGTTCAGTGCCATGTGCGAATCGTTGTCTCAATCCGCACGCCCCGTCCACTTAGCGGCTTGGAAACCGGCGTCGCCTGTCTTCACGCGTTAGACGTCATACCAGTACTCGCGCTTGAGGTCCGCCGGGAGGATCACGTCCAACTCGCCGGCGGACTCGTATTCGTGGATCGCTTCCACCGTCGCCTCGAAGTCGGCGAGCAGGTCGCCCTCGAGTCGGTGGAAGAACAGCGAGGTGACCCCCCGCATCGACGCCGTGCGATCGATGGCGGTGCGGGCTTGCTCGGCGCTGGGCTCGCCGATTCGGGAAGTCTGTCGCGGATTCACGGCGTAGCCCTGGACTGGCCGGCCGCCCGCGAAGCCGATGTCGTGGTGCTGCTCGACGAGGGCGAGCGTCCGTTCGTCGTAATCCCCGTGCGGGTAGGCAAAATACTGCGCTCCGTCCTCGAAACCCTCCTTCTCGAGCCACGCTTTCCCCCGCTCGATCTCGGTTCGTTGGGCCTTGGACTCGAGTTCTGACAGGTGCGGGTGGGAGTAGCAGTGGTTGGCGATGACCCACCCGGCGCCGTGGAGTTCGTGGACCTGATCGACGGTGAGTCTCGGGAAGCCGCCGGGGTCGTCGGCACCGCGGGTCTCCGCTTCGATCCGGCCGGGGTTGACGAAGGCGACTGCGGGATAACCGTACTTCTCGAGGATCGGCAGCGCGCGCGTGTAGTCGGTGACGTGGGCGTCGTCGAACTGGATCATCACCGCTCCGGTGTCGGGTCGCGGGACGAGGTGGAGGTCGTCGAGCCAGACCGTTCGCGACTCGCCGTCGCCCGTCCTGACGAGGACGTACACCTCCCGAACGGCCGCGGGATCGAACCCGTTCGCGATCCCCTCGACGCCGAAGTTGTACCGCACGAGGGGAAGCCCGCCCTTGATCCCGCGGCGGTAATCGATCTCGTTTCCCGCGTCGTCGATCAGCCGGAGCCACGGGACGACGAGGCCGTCCGACGCGACGGCGAGGCCGGGTACGACGTCGGTGAGATCCCGCGGCTCCGAGAACGCGGTTGCGATTCCGCCAGTCCGCTCGCTCGCCGGCACGTCGAGGCGGGCGCTCTGCGTGCCGACGACCGATCGACTCGAGTCGGGCGACAGCGTGCCACCGAAGACCTCCCACGAATCGAGGGTTTCGAAATCGTCGATCGTACCGGCCATCGGGCGGTCTCTCGGCGGCCGATCGCCGGACTCGGGTTCGGGTGACGGATCTGGACCTGCGGTCGCGTTCGGATCGGGCTCCGTCGGCGGCGACTCGTCACTCGAGGTGAGACAGCCGGCCAGACAGAGCGACGACGTCAGCGCGAGGTAGTGTCGCCGTTGCATTCACGGTCGGACACGTCGCTCGCGACTATTGTTACGATCTCGTTACCGTCACCGGTTCGGACGTAATCGGGTCGATACCGAGCTGGTATGTCACGTCTTCGACGCCGCGCGAATCAGCTGTCGCCGTCCTCGACACCGACCGCCTCCGAGACGTCGACATCGTCGGGTTCGTCCTGTCCGCCGACCACGAGTTCGCCGTCGTCCGTTTCGATGTACACGTCGTCGGCGAAGCCGCCCTCGGCGTGGGGATGCTCGGGGTCCTCGAGTCGCTCGGGCGTCGACGGGGCCTCGGGGAGTCCCTCCGGCGGCGCGAACTGGCCCAGCGGCTCGTCGATGGTCACGTCCCAGCGCTCGAAGAACTCCCGGTAGCGATCGTAGTGAGCCTCGAGTTCGTCGGCGGGGAACTCCATCATCTCGGTCCAGCCGTGGTTGTAGAAGTCGAAGTTGGCCTGGATGTGGGTGATCTCGCGGGCCTCGGCCTCGGAGTAGCCCGCTTGGAGCGCCCGCAGGTAGGCGTCCATCGTCGCATCGAAGAGGCCGTCGAGGTGGGCTTTCCGTTCCTCGGCGTGGGCGGGGTCGGCCTTCCCGGTGAAGATCTTGGTGTGGAGACGGACCAGCCCCGAGTTGGCGACCGAGCGGATGCCGGGGGTCTCGAGGGCCTTCCGATAGGCGAAGTGTTTCGCGTTCTGGCGGAGTTTCATAGCTCCGTCTTGGGCGCACGTCCTAAAGAACGGTTCGGACAACATTGTTAGATTCCGACGGATCGAGCGGCCGATCTGCCGATCCGCGCTCGCGGATCGCCATCCGCCGCTCCAGGACCGCTTGTCAGAGATGGCAGCAAAGATTGCTCGCTCGAGCGGCGGGCTCGAAGCGGCGGCGGTAAAGCCACTCGGGTGAACATATTCGGCGTTCAGTTTACGATCGTTGTGTCATCCCACCCCGTCCGGCAAAATAGACGAGATAGCAACCCACTTTAACCCTCATTACGAACGTTCCGGATATGACTCAGTACGTCATCATCGGTGACGGGATCTCGGGTAGTTCGGCCGCCGAGACCCTCCGGGAGGAAGACCCGGACGCGAAGATTACCGTCATCACCGATGAGGGGGAGCCATTGTATAACCGGATTCTTATCAAGGAACACGCGAAGGGAAAGCTCCCCGAAGCCCCCATTTCGATCCACGACGAGGACTGGTACGCGGAACGAGATATCGAGCTCTCGTTGAACACCTACGTGACGAGCGTCGACACCGACGCGAAGATCATCAACACCCACGAGAGCGGCGAAATTCCGTACGACAAACTGCTCGTTGCGACCGGCGGGACGCCGACGCAGCTGCCCGTCGAGAACAGCGACGCGGACGGAATCCATCACTTCTGGACGTTCGAAGACGCCCGCGGTATCCGCGAGCACGCCGAAAACGCCGACAAGGGCGTCATCGTCGGTGCCGGCCTGCTCGGCATCGACTTCGCGGCCGTCTGTGGCGCACAGGGCATCGAAGCCGACTACCTGATGCGCGGCGACCGCTGGTGGCGCTACGCGCTCTCGAGCGACGGCGCGGAGATCATGCACGAGGGCATGCGCGAGGTCGGCGTCGAACCGGTCTTCGACAGCGGCGTCGATCACTTCGAGACGGACGACGACGGGCACGTCACCGCCGCAGTCGACCCCGACGGCGACCGCTACGAGTGTGACTTCGTCGGGGCCGCCATCGGACTCACCTTCAACACCGAGTTTCTCCGCGGTGCCGGCATCGAACAGGACAACGGGATCGTCGTCGACGAGTACATGCAGACCAACGTCGACGACGTCTACGCCGCGGGCGACCTCACCCAGTTCTACGACGTCCTGCTCGGCGAGCAGGGCCAGAACGGTTCGTGGGGATCGGCGAAAGAACAGGGCCGCGTCGCCGCGGTCAACATGGCCGCCGACGAGGAAGCCGAAGGGTTCCAGTGGGTCTCCTCGTACTCGATTACCCACTTCGACTTCCCGTTCCTCTCCTTCGGACACCCGACGCTGGGCGACGAACACGCCGAGCGCAAGTACAGCGACACCGAGTGGCGACGCATCGCCTTCAAGGACGGCAAGATCGTCGGCGGCGTCCTCATCGGTGATCTCTCGCCCCAGAGCAAGTTCAAGCAGCTAATGCGCGAACAGCGCGTCGTCGCCGATCAGGCCGACGTGTTGCTCGAGCAGTCCGTCGATCTGGACGAACTCGCACCGCCGCAGGAACAGTAACCGCGGTCGTTCGCGGTCGCTCACGCGGTCCGTTTTCGACACCCGGACTCGTTTCCATCCCGTAGCGTCGTCTCTGCGTTCGAGTGGGCCCTCGCCGGACCGATCGGTCGGTTACCCGGCATAACTGTTAAGTCATATCGAGTCATTTGGTACCAATGAACATGGCTGCCAGTACACTCCACCGTCGGTCGCTACGCCTC from Natrinema versiforme includes these protein-coding regions:
- a CDS encoding polysaccharide deacetylase family protein, yielding MQRRHYLALTSSLCLAGCLTSSDESPPTEPDPNATAGPDPSPEPESGDRPPRDRPMAGTIDDFETLDSWEVFGGTLSPDSSRSVVGTQSARLDVPASERTGGIATAFSEPRDLTDVVPGLAVASDGLVVPWLRLIDDAGNEIDYRRGIKGGLPLVRYNFGVEGIANGFDPAAVREVYVLVRTGDGESRTVWLDDLHLVPRPDTGAVMIQFDDAHVTDYTRALPILEKYGYPAVAFVNPGRIEAETRGADDPGGFPRLTVDQVHELHGAGWVIANHCYSHPHLSELESKAQRTEIERGKAWLEKEGFEDGAQYFAYPHGDYDERTLALVEQHHDIGFAGGRPVQGYAVNPRQTSRIGEPSAEQARTAIDRTASMRGVTSLFFHRLEGDLLADFEATVEAIHEYESAGELDVILPADLKREYWYDV
- a CDS encoding DUF6149 family protein — its product is MKLRQNAKHFAYRKALETPGIRSVANSGLVRLHTKIFTGKADPAHAEERKAHLDGLFDATMDAYLRALQAGYSEAEAREITHIQANFDFYNHGWTEMMEFPADELEAHYDRYREFFERWDVTIDEPLGQFAPPEGLPEAPSTPERLEDPEHPHAEGGFADDVYIETDDGELVVGGQDEPDDVDVSEAVGVEDGDS
- a CDS encoding NAD(P)/FAD-dependent oxidoreductase encodes the protein MTQYVIIGDGISGSSAAETLREEDPDAKITVITDEGEPLYNRILIKEHAKGKLPEAPISIHDEDWYAERDIELSLNTYVTSVDTDAKIINTHESGEIPYDKLLVATGGTPTQLPVENSDADGIHHFWTFEDARGIREHAENADKGVIVGAGLLGIDFAAVCGAQGIEADYLMRGDRWWRYALSSDGAEIMHEGMREVGVEPVFDSGVDHFETDDDGHVTAAVDPDGDRYECDFVGAAIGLTFNTEFLRGAGIEQDNGIVVDEYMQTNVDDVYAAGDLTQFYDVLLGEQGQNGSWGSAKEQGRVAAVNMAADEEAEGFQWVSSYSITHFDFPFLSFGHPTLGDEHAERKYSDTEWRRIAFKDGKIVGGVLIGDLSPQSKFKQLMREQRVVADQADVLLEQSVDLDELAPPQEQ